The DNA region AGAATTACTCCAACCAAACGACATGTTACCTACATATATAACAAGTCATCaaaccaaacaagcaaaagaaaCTAAACTTGCTATATATTGATCGATTTCTTCCAGAAAGTATTAAATACTGGTAAATTAGCAGTGGGTAATACATTTCCTACAAGCTTTAAACATTATAACCTAGACCACAACTAAGAGTGGAAATCAAACCAGGATTTCATGCAGCTAAACTCTGAGGAAGTCAATTTTCATAAGATGAGAAGCACATGAATCAGAAAGTGGAACACAAGGTCCCAATCACTTTAAAAACAGAAAAGGCCAAACTTTAGCCTGTGGAGTTGGAATAAATTATAGTAGTACGACCACAGATAATACTTCAGACAGTTCAGTGATTTTTTTAAGTAAGTAGTAAGAttctaatgaaaaaaattaaaaggaagcAGTATATGGAAAATATACAAGGActacaagaaatgaaaaaagaaaacttcaagcATACATGGAAGCTTTAAAAAGGAAGCAGTATATGGAAAATATACAAGAACtataagaaatgaaagaagaaaacttCAAGCATACATGGAAGCTTTAGCTGATACAAAAAGAAATGCCGCATCAAGAAATTCAAGACTTctttagcaaaaagaaaaagaaaaacacgaTATGAAATTGATTATGTTGAGACCTGAACCCCACACTAAACTTCATGTATGTTTCAAACTACAAAGCTAGTGGCTGTAAATCAGACCCGGTCATTTTGCAGATTCAGTATGCATATACATGGGCAATCTAAAGTACATATGATTTTTCCAATCACATGgtctcattctttctctcaaCAAGAATCTTGCACCATAATCTAGTTTATCAAACCTAGACAAGAAAAGATTTACTTACAAACAtgcataatagaaaaaaaaatatatggtaaCAAATGGTCTAGATTTAACATGGACTCAAGAGCACATGCAGGGTGTAACATGTCTAGGTATTTAGTTTAGTTGAACATGATCTTGGGGAAATAATAagccaaacaaaataattatgcGTAGCTTATAAAAATATCATAGAGCATCAACTAATTACCTTTCTTCCTTCACTCAATTTCTGCCTTACAATTTGCCCCAAAGTTGGCTGAACAGGGGGAAAAAAAGCAACTTAAGATAAAGTAAGACAATGTAAAGCTATAAATTATTCACAATTAGTGCAAATAACTTACACTAACCTTTACTGGCTGAAAGAACTCGTCAACAACATTTTGAGCTCTTGAATCCTCCAAGGATGAAGAACCACCAGAGGGAACCAAAGTTGAATTGGAATGAGTACTAACAGAAGAACTACTAGGTGTACCAGCTTGCCGTTTGGGTTGCCTTCTCGGAGGTACACTAGGTGATCTCAAAAGCCTCCAAGTGAAGACTATTGCAACGGCAAGCCCCGCAACAGCCCCAACAGATCGTGAATCCTGCTACCAAGTTGAAACTTGTGAGAACCCCAAAACATCCCAGATGGAAATTCTGTTGATGGGATAATCTCCAATCAGAGATAATTGAATGCGTATACCACAACTTAGATGGAAGGCCTAGAaactgattttttgttttaaacagCATTcatttcttcctttcttttttctttgtccaTTTTTGATGAAGTGCATGCAAGCAAACCATATACTTTTAATAGCATTTCACTGAACTTAACAATTTAAGCTATATTTTTACAGGTAATAAAAGttaatattgaaataaaaaaaggtgaAGCTCAAGCACACACGAAGTGACCAATAATAGCCTTATATGTCCATCAGGCTGCAATATTGCCCATATTTTTTTGATGGATTACCAGTCATTTTCACGAGCCACCACTTTTATCCTCAATGGTGCAGGCCAGGAGAAGAGGAGCATCACAGAAGAATAGAAACTGTTCTGTGGGAATAAAAATGGAATGCCTGGGAAGGTCAATGATTTTTAGCCTGTCACATTCAAGATGTCTGTGGCTTCCCATAGTAATGCATAACCCAGTGCCCTCACTAAGAGGTAACCAGAGCACTGCATGCTAAGTTTTAATATACACTAGAAAAGtcttcttgaaaattttaaagagttttacaAAGCAAAGGATGCTTTAAAGTCCAAACTACATATGGGTCTGATTGGACACAGTTACAAATCATTTTTAAAGACACATTTTACAAATCATGATTCCAATAAAGCAAGAaaccccccacccccctcccaaccaaacaataTATCAAAGCCACATTTCAGTAAATTAACTTAAGCAAGATAACAGTGACCATTTTTTGGACCAAAGACAAGACATCATAGTTTAtcatagtcttttttttttttttaacaagtaactaaaatttcattaatatcGCAAAGGGGCATAACCCATTTACCACGTAAACTGTTTATCATAGTTTTCACACCTACTCatctaattattaaaaaaaccttATTAACTTCTTTAAGTAGTCCATTTTGTCCCTTTATTGATTCATTTTCACTagtgtacccaaaaaaaaaaaaaaaactatcatccCAGTACCAAGAATGGACATGTCCATCAGGGACTTGCCGCTAAATTTAGCATAAAGATGTGTGCAATAGCAACCTGATCTACTAATAAATAAGGTTTTTTTACACACACTATCAATGAAATAATTCCTAGCTATCCAACCCTAAAATTGCCATGAAATGAACATTGTCAAGACACATTACTTTGATCCCAATAAGGTTTAATGTCAACTATTCACACCTTAACAAATGACACCAACCACAATACCACAAACCCACGATTTTTTTCGCTCATTTTATTTGGTATCCAATCTCAAGAAATGAACATTAGGTTTCACTAACTCCAATTCAACACCTAATGCttcaaattttgtaagcataaataattaattgagcCCATAATTTCAtcatcaggaaaaaaaaaaaaaaaaaaaaaaaaaaaaaaaaaaaaaaaaaaacctaaacccaGAATTaacattcaaaacaaaaattagaagataGAGCGCATAAacgaaaaatgaaagaaaagcaTGAGATCGGGTAGGAACAGACCAGGCGCTGAAGCGAGATCGGGAGAAGATTGGAAATCTTGACGGTGAGATAAGCGCCGAAGCGCTTTATCAGCTGAACCAGCTCTTCTTTCGACGAATCCGCCATCAAACAAAACCAGACTCTCTGTTTACGAACACGAACACGAATAAACACAGCCCtttgattaaataataaattctcGGGTCCTTCGCTTCTAGGCTTAGGAGCACTGTTTATGATTTTGTAGACACCAAAGAGTTGTGCTTTGCGTCAACCATCGAAAAGCGAGAAGTGTGTGTTTTtcgatttttttatttattattattattattttattttggttatgATTACTCTTCCTTTTCGCTGAGTTCTATTCatactttctctttttcctttttatgatttttttttttttaaaagaattttataaaagaaaaggttaGTCATGACTTAAACTTAAGTGACGTTTGGTACGGGAGAATCTATATTACTCTTGGTATGAATAACATTTTTAAGAATGCAGTTAtttctatatttggtttcattGGAAATATCTTAAGATTCTTAAgaatttaaaatgataatatttGGTTTACTCTTAAGaatcttaaataaattatttatttttcttattctatccttagatttgaatgtgaactaccaagttcttaaaaaaaaaatcttcctctaaataaataatgaaaaaccaaatataaattattaatgttgaa from Castanea sativa cultivar Marrone di Chiusa Pesio chromosome 6, ASM4071231v1 includes:
- the LOC142639276 gene encoding peroxisome biogenesis protein 22 → MADSSKEELVQLIKRFGAYLTVKISNLLPISLQRLDSRSVGAVAGLAVAIVFTWRLLRSPSVPPRRQPKRQAGTPSSSSVSTHSNSTLVPSGGSSSLEDSRAQNVVDEFFQPVKPTLGQIVRQKLSEGRKVTCRLVGVILEESSPEDLQKQATVRSAVLEVLLEITKYCDLYLMERVLDDESEKKVLMALEDAGVFTSGGLVKDKVLFCNTENGRSSFVRQLEPDWHIDTNPEIISQLARFIKYQLHISAIRPERTAPNVFSAPTLEQFFGCV